In the Vibrio hippocampi genome, CACGAAGAATACGGTGTGCTAATAGGTCTTTGGGGTGCTCAGGTTCACCATAAGCCGCGATGTATTCAGGGCTTGTCAGTGTCACCATCTCGATATCTCTCAGATGTTTACCGATAAAGTTAGCATCGGCGAGTTCTCCCATACGAAAAGCAACATCGAAATGGTCTTCAATCAAATCAATTCGTGGACTCGAAAAATCCAACTCAACGGTGATGTGTTTATTTTGCTGCATAAACTTCGCGATATAATCGGCAACAACATCTTCCCCTAATGGACCACCGACACTATTAACGCGGATATGCCCTTGCACATTCTCCGTATCATCTATCGCAGCAATAAGTGCCTGTTCAACTTGCATCAATGCGGTTTCACACTGTTTATAAAAGCGTTCACCTGCGTAGGTCAACTTCAACGAACGAGTCGTTCGAGTCAACAAGCTAACACCAATTTGAGCTTCTAATGCCGATATCTGGCGAGAAACATGAGAGCGTGAAACATTCAGTGCTTCCGCAGCCTTAGTAAAATTACCCAACTGGGCAATCAAGACAAAGGAGCGAATATCAGAAA is a window encoding:
- a CDS encoding LysR family transcriptional regulator — encoded protein: MLNDVNLSDIRSFVLIAQLGNFTKAAEALNVSRSHVSRQISALEAQIGVSLLTRTTRSLKLTYAGERFYKQCETALMQVEQALIAAIDDTENVQGHIRVNSVGGPLGEDVVADYIAKFMQQNKHITVELDFSSPRIDLIEDHFDVAFRMGELADANFIGKHLRDIEMVTLTSPEYIAAYGEPEHPKDLLAHRILRGSVTRWSYQNITSDEKQEVAVTAHLVCKNGRALIAGAVAGNGIIRVPMMYCRQEIEQGLLVPVMEQWQITPVPFYAIYHRDKYQPKRQQAFIQFMQDQFTRN